The following coding sequences are from one Aliarcobacter skirrowii CCUG 10374 window:
- a CDS encoding helix-turn-helix domain-containing protein, with protein MKRLVSTAEASKILGISIQGVHYRIKKNQLEHTKKDGKILVYIDEIDQKYSEKLDDNLLLKLKDEQILILKKSLKYLKKMHQKEIKRLENSHKMAIDVFNSEIKLLQSAFNEMRTVYKNQIEYNQNEQEQNHSEFITLKEFFVILKKSSKSDEQIKDIIINSIKNGDKRFIYNKSTKKILIYKDDFKDLI; from the coding sequence TTGAAGAGATTAGTTAGCACTGCAGAAGCTTCAAAGATTTTAGGTATCTCTATTCAAGGTGTTCACTATCGAATTAAAAAAAATCAACTTGAACATACAAAAAAAGATGGAAAAATTCTAGTTTATATTGATGAGATTGATCAAAAATATTCTGAAAAATTGGACGATAATCTACTTTTAAAATTAAAAGATGAACAGATTTTAATACTTAAAAAATCACTAAAATATCTAAAAAAAATGCATCAAAAAGAGATAAAAAGATTAGAAAATAGTCATAAAATGGCAATTGATGTTTTTAATAGTGAGATAAAACTTCTTCAAAGTGCTTTTAATGAGATGAGAACAGTTTATAAAAATCAAATTGAGTATAATCAAAATGAACAAGAACAAAATCATAGTGAATTTATAACATTAAAAGAGTTTTTTGTAATATTAAAAAAATCATCAAAAAGTGATGAACAGATAAAAGATATAATAATAAATTCTATAAAAAATGGTGATAAAAGATTTATTTACAACAAATCTACAAAGAAAATTTTGATTTATAAAGATGATTTTAAAGATTTAATTTAA
- a CDS encoding ABC transporter ATP-binding protein, producing the protein MISLNIKKELHGSNGVMNLDINLSLQNGEFVALSGDSGSGKTTLLRVLAGLEEAFGEIIVDGEIWLNEKIKKPIQKRDIGFVFQDYALFENLSVIDNLLYVKKDKDLAKQLLSLTDLYELKNRYPSSLSGGQKQRVSLCRALMKRPKILLMDEPLSALDPHMRLKLQDEILTLHKEFETTTIMVSHDPSEMYKLASRVLVLKDGKIIDDGLPKDILLKTQGSQKFSFEGVLLDIIKVDVINIAIVAIGQQIVEVVISNIEAQDLIIGEKVNVSTKAFSPTIKKI; encoded by the coding sequence ATGATTAGTTTAAATATAAAAAAAGAGCTTCACGGTTCAAATGGAGTTATGAATTTAGATATAAATCTATCTTTACAAAATGGCGAATTTGTAGCATTAAGTGGAGATAGTGGAAGTGGAAAAACTACACTTTTAAGAGTTCTTGCTGGTCTTGAAGAAGCTTTTGGAGAGATTATTGTAGATGGTGAAATTTGGTTAAATGAAAAGATTAAAAAACCTATTCAAAAAAGAGATATAGGATTTGTTTTTCAAGATTATGCACTATTTGAAAATTTAAGTGTAATTGATAATTTGCTTTATGTAAAAAAAGATAAAGATTTAGCTAAACAACTTCTAAGCTTAACAGATTTGTATGAGCTTAAAAATAGATATCCAAGCTCTTTAAGTGGTGGTCAAAAACAGCGTGTTAGTCTTTGTCGTGCTTTAATGAAAAGACCAAAAATACTTCTTATGGATGAACCACTTTCAGCTCTTGATCCTCACATGAGATTAAAACTTCAAGATGAGATTTTAACACTTCATAAAGAGTTTGAAACTACAACTATTATGGTGAGCCATGATCCAAGTGAGATGTATAAATTAGCATCTAGAGTTTTAGTTTTAAAAGATGGAAAAATTATAGATGATGGCTTACCAAAAGATATTTTACTTAAAACTCAAGGAAGCCAAAAATTTAGTTTTGAGGGTGTTCTACTTGATATTATAAAAGTTGATGTTATAAATATCGCTATTGTAGCTATTGGTCAGCAAATTGTAGAAGTTGTAATTTCAAATATAGAAGCTCAAGATTTAATAATTGGAGAAAAAGTAAATGTAAGTACAAAAGCATTTTCTCCAACTATCAAAAAGATTTAA
- a CDS encoding YqaA family protein has translation MTYLILFISAFASATLLPLGSEALLIYNIKEGFNIYALLLIATFGNVLGSILNYYLGLKGEEYLVDKKLVKQKYIDSSKRYFDRFGAFSLLFAWLPIIGDPITFIAGVLRYDFRKFLVLVVISKFSRYLFIALIV, from the coding sequence ATGACATATTTAATACTTTTTATTTCAGCTTTTGCATCTGCAACTTTGCTTCCACTTGGAAGTGAAGCTTTGCTTATTTACAATATTAAAGAGGGTTTTAATATCTATGCTCTTTTATTAATTGCAACTTTTGGAAATGTTTTAGGCTCAATTTTGAACTACTATTTAGGTTTAAAAGGCGAAGAGTATTTAGTAGATAAAAAATTGGTTAAACAAAAATATATAGATAGTTCGAAAAGATATTTTGATAGATTTGGAGCTTTCTCTTTACTTTTTGCATGGTTACCAATAATTGGTGATCCAATCACTTTTATAGCAGGAGTTTTGAGATATGATTTTAGGAAATTTCTTGTTTTAGTAGTAATTTCTAAGTTCTCAAGATATCTTTTTATAGCTTTAATAGTTTAA
- the queF gene encoding preQ(1) synthase, whose product MKYGEKEILEFDINNPENFWPNQHDKNYIIDIELPEFMAKCPRSGYPDFATIKIQYTPNKRVIELKALKIYINSFMNRYISHENSANEIFDTLFSKLEPKWLKVVADFKPRGNVHTVIEIDSSKL is encoded by the coding sequence ATAAAATATGGTGAAAAAGAGATTTTAGAGTTTGATATAAATAATCCTGAAAACTTTTGGCCAAATCAACATGATAAAAACTATATAATTGATATTGAGTTACCAGAATTTATGGCAAAATGTCCAAGAAGTGGTTACCCTGATTTTGCAACTATTAAGATTCAATATACACCAAATAAAAGAGTTATTGAGCTTAAAGCACTTAAAATTTATATAAACTCATTTATGAATAGATATATCTCTCATGAAAACTCTGCAAATGAGATTTTTGATACACTTTTTTCAAAACTAGAACCAAAATGGCTTAAAGTAGTTGCAGATTTTAAACCAAGAGGAAATGTGCACACAGTTATTGAAATAGATAGCTCAAAACTATAA
- a CDS encoding class I SAM-dependent methyltransferase, with protein sequence MSLVKTNLDKLNFSKLYKIQMNNSTFKSKSSSDWDKKALHFSQNVLNSPYTKEFTKRVDISDCKTLLDVGSGPATISLALAKKLKTVYALDYSKEMLNYAQQNAKNKEIDNLVSIHKSWYDSWEDVPNADIVVASRSMEVKDIKKALKKLDEKANKRVYITTKVGGSFIDKEILAQIKRDIIPRPDYIYLVNTLHSMGIYAKVDFIETKSSKFDTADEDEFIQSLKWSLGEISKKEERILREYFNTTYKNKKDKESLTWAFISWQKSYKI encoded by the coding sequence ATGTCACTTGTAAAAACAAATTTAGATAAATTGAACTTTTCAAAACTATATAAAATACAGATGAATAACTCTACTTTTAAAAGTAAAAGTAGTAGTGATTGGGATAAAAAGGCTTTGCATTTTAGTCAAAATGTTTTAAATAGTCCATATACAAAAGAGTTTACAAAAAGAGTTGATATAAGCGATTGTAAAACTTTGCTTGATGTGGGAAGTGGACCTGCTACTATTAGTTTAGCTCTTGCAAAAAAATTAAAAACTGTTTATGCTCTTGATTATTCAAAAGAGATGTTAAATTATGCACAACAAAATGCAAAAAACAAAGAAATTGATAATTTAGTAAGCATTCATAAATCTTGGTATGACTCTTGGGAAGATGTTCCAAATGCTGATATTGTAGTTGCAAGTAGGTCTATGGAAGTAAAAGATATAAAAAAAGCTTTAAAAAAATTAGATGAAAAAGCAAATAAAAGAGTCTATATAACAACAAAAGTGGGAGGAAGTTTTATAGATAAAGAGATTTTAGCTCAAATAAAAAGAGATATTATTCCACGACCTGATTATATCTATTTAGTAAATACTCTTCATAGTATGGGAATTTATGCAAAGGTTGATTTTATTGAGACAAAATCTTCAAAATTTGATACTGCAGATGAAGATGAATTTATTCAAAGCTTAAAATGGAGTTTAGGAGAAATATCTAAAAAAGAGGAGAGAATATTAAGAGAGTATTTTAATACTACTTATAAAAATAAAAAAGATAAAGAGAGTTTAACTTGGGCATTTATCTCTTGGCAGAAGAGTTATAAAATTTAA
- a CDS encoding LysR family transcriptional regulator, protein MDLNLLKVFVTVANKKSISLAANELKCAQSNVTSRIKQLEKNLKVELFFRVPKGVILTKEGEKLYPQALELIHKMQNCIDSISNNNIETGTLKIGSTDCNAAVRISPFLLKLHKDFPNLHLELFTGTTKDIYELILDYRVDIAFISGEPTNDSLVVLKKFEEEIAILEPQKDDVPNVTLTFKEGCVYDEFLKSYYQQKNIFVQKSLPFGNLETILSCIKVGMGKSLLPISIVKKMGYDKDIKITVLPKEEAYIPTCLVCRVDNIPKISDYLRKMSLDD, encoded by the coding sequence ATGGATCTAAATTTATTAAAAGTTTTTGTAACTGTTGCAAATAAAAAGAGTATTTCACTAGCAGCAAATGAGCTAAAATGTGCCCAATCAAATGTAACTTCAAGAATAAAACAGCTAGAAAAGAATTTAAAAGTTGAACTTTTTTTTAGAGTTCCAAAAGGTGTAATTTTGACAAAAGAGGGCGAAAAACTATACCCTCAAGCTCTTGAGTTAATACATAAAATGCAAAATTGTATCGATTCTATTTCTAATAACAATATTGAAACTGGAACTTTAAAAATTGGTTCAACAGATTGTAATGCAGCTGTTAGAATTTCGCCATTTTTATTAAAACTTCATAAAGATTTTCCAAATTTACATCTTGAGCTATTTACTGGAACAACAAAAGATATATATGAATTAATTCTTGATTATAGAGTTGATATAGCATTTATAAGTGGTGAACCTACAAATGATTCTTTAGTAGTTTTAAAAAAATTTGAAGAGGAAATTGCAATTCTTGAACCTCAAAAAGATGATGTTCCAAATGTAACTTTAACATTTAAAGAGGGTTGTGTTTATGATGAATTTTTAAAAAGCTATTACCAACAAAAAAATATTTTTGTACAAAAGAGTCTTCCATTTGGAAATTTAGAAACAATTTTATCTTGCATAAAAGTTGGTATGGGTAAATCATTGCTACCAATAAGTATAGTAAAAAAAATGGGATATGATAAAGATATAAAAATTACTGTTTTACCAAAAGAAGAGGCTTATATACCAACATGTTTAGTTTGTAGAGTTGATAATATTCCAAAAATTAGTGATTATTTAAGAAAGATGAGTTTAGATGATTAA
- a CDS encoding TOBE domain-containing protein — translation MIARVKEIRTKDSLNIVEFDFNNITLKMMSLELNKDITIGKKVELIVKPTNIIISKNFIEDISLSNQTLAKIVDINCGELLCSITLELNNTIFESIITKDSFIRLNLKIDDKVYILIKASDLSILKVLND, via the coding sequence ATGATTGCAAGAGTAAAAGAGATTAGAACAAAAGATAGTTTAAATATCGTAGAGTTTGATTTTAATAATATAACTTTAAAAATGATGAGTTTAGAGCTGAATAAAGATATAACTATTGGTAAAAAAGTTGAACTTATAGTAAAACCAACAAATATAATTATCTCTAAAAATTTTATAGAAGATATTAGTTTATCAAACCAAACTCTTGCAAAAATAGTAGATATAAATTGTGGTGAACTTCTATGTAGTATAACTTTAGAATTAAACAATACAATTTTTGAAAGTATAATCACAAAAGACTCTTTTATAAGATTAAATCTTAAAATAGATGATAAGGTATATATCTTAATAAAAGCTAGTGACCTATCAATTTTAAAGGTTTTAAATGATTGA
- the modB gene encoding molybdate ABC transporter permease subunit, which yields MIDYLLNVDYAPFLLSFKLAFITTLILFVLCLPLSWYLSQSKSKIKPFLEALCTMPLVVPPTVLGFYLLWGLSHNSIIGQFFQEHFGISLVFNLYGIIIASCIYSLPFMVQPLQSGFESLNKNMLEASYISGKSKFRTVLFIALPNIKPSLLTALIITFAHTVGEFGVVLMIGGSIPNETRVAAIAIYEFVEIMDYKNAHIYSLIMIILSFITLLAVYIFNGKQKKIGIVK from the coding sequence ATGATTGATTATCTATTAAATGTTGATTATGCTCCATTTTTGCTCTCATTTAAATTGGCATTTATAACAACTTTGATTTTGTTTGTGCTATGTTTGCCACTTAGCTGGTACTTATCGCAAAGTAAATCAAAAATAAAACCATTTTTAGAAGCACTTTGCACAATGCCGCTTGTTGTTCCTCCAACTGTTTTAGGATTTTATCTTCTTTGGGGATTATCACATAACTCAATTATTGGTCAATTTTTTCAAGAGCATTTTGGTATTAGTTTAGTATTTAATCTATATGGAATTATTATTGCAAGTTGTATTTATAGTCTTCCATTTATGGTTCAACCGCTTCAAAGTGGTTTTGAAAGCTTAAATAAAAATATGCTTGAGGCTAGTTATATTAGTGGTAAAAGCAAATTTAGAACTGTTTTATTTATTGCTCTACCAAATATAAAACCTTCACTTTTAACAGCTCTAATAATAACTTTTGCCCATACTGTTGGAGAGTTTGGAGTTGTTTTAATGATTGGTGGAAGCATTCCAAATGAGACAAGAGTAGCAGCAATTGCAATTTATGAGTTTGTTGAAATCATGGATTATAAAAATGCCCATATTTATAGTTTAATTATGATTATTCTTAGTTTCATAACTTTGCTTGCAGTTTACATTTTCAATGGAAAACAAAAGAAGATTGGAATTGTGAAATGA
- a CDS encoding YbfB/YjiJ family MFS transporter: MLKLFDRNNNISILIAGIFSIIIGIGVARFAFTGLIPPMLDDYLTIKFVGILASLNFAGYLSGSLFSIFIKDINVKVYLYRFGVVLAILTTFVLVYSTNDTVWMVSRVLAGFAGAMCLIVGTAIVMQKLTIKSKTKAMGIHFSGIGFSILTTDLIARFVLSLDYSWRDSWFVLAIFAIVLSFYSVYILSFDKEVKQNQVKQKFDFTIFTPFVIVLIMAYFAEGVGFVVQATFLPDIINNLSGLEGYGSLTWTLVGVAGIPSCIIWMLLAHKFGSSNIIIIALLLQAVGILIPAFTSDIYLNLLSGVLYGGTFIGLVALFMNLGGQLSKGNPVVLMGALTTSYGVGQVIAPLYSVYFIEKYGNYDYALYLTAIIVIGGAILLFMAKKFEPKDIC, translated from the coding sequence ATGTTGAAGCTTTTTGATAGAAATAATAATATCTCAATTTTAATTGCTGGAATTTTCTCTATAATTATTGGTATTGGTGTTGCAAGATTTGCATTTACAGGATTAATTCCTCCTATGCTCGATGATTATTTAACTATTAAATTTGTTGGAATTTTGGCCTCTTTAAATTTTGCTGGATATTTAAGTGGATCACTATTTTCAATCTTTATAAAAGATATAAATGTAAAGGTTTATTTGTATAGGTTTGGTGTTGTTTTGGCAATTCTTACAACTTTTGTTTTAGTTTATAGCACAAACGATACAGTTTGGATGGTATCAAGAGTATTAGCAGGGTTTGCTGGAGCTATGTGTTTAATAGTTGGAACTGCAATTGTTATGCAAAAACTTACAATAAAAAGTAAAACAAAAGCTATGGGAATTCACTTTAGTGGAATTGGATTTTCTATTTTAACTACAGATTTAATTGCAAGATTTGTTTTGAGTTTAGATTATAGCTGGAGAGATTCATGGTTTGTTTTAGCTATTTTTGCAATAGTTTTGTCATTTTATAGTGTTTATATTCTATCATTTGACAAAGAGGTAAAACAAAATCAAGTAAAACAGAAATTTGATTTTACAATTTTTACACCATTTGTAATAGTTTTAATTATGGCATATTTTGCAGAAGGTGTTGGATTTGTAGTTCAAGCTACATTTTTACCAGACATTATAAACAACCTTTCTGGACTTGAAGGTTATGGAAGTCTTACTTGGACACTTGTAGGAGTTGCTGGAATTCCATCTTGTATTATTTGGATGTTATTGGCACATAAATTTGGAAGCTCAAACATAATAATAATTGCACTTTTACTTCAAGCTGTTGGAATTTTAATTCCAGCTTTTACAAGTGATATATATCTAAATTTATTAAGTGGAGTTTTATATGGAGGCACTTTCATAGGACTTGTTGCACTGTTTATGAATTTAGGTGGGCAGTTATCAAAAGGAAATCCAGTTGTTTTAATGGGAGCTTTAACAACATCTTATGGAGTTGGTCAAGTAATAGCTCCACTTTATAGTGTATATTTTATTGAAAAATATGGAAACTATGATTATGCTTTATATTTAACAGCTATTATTGTAATTGGTGGAGCTATTTTACTTTTTATGGCAAAAAAATTTGAGCCAAAAGATATTTGCTAA
- the modA gene encoding molybdate ABC transporter substrate-binding protein, whose amino-acid sequence MKKIILTLAILYSTAFAGTINVAVAANVSYAINDLIKEFNKTNPDTKIQVTLGSSGKFTAQIQNGAPFDIFLSADMKFPQALEKENLTITKPVIYAQGSLAMLSSKELDLKKGISIVEDSNINKIAIANPKTAPYGRATMEAFENANLKEKIENKLVYAESISQTVTYAITATDIGFIAKSSLYDEKMSKYKENIHWVSVDPKLYTPIDQGIVILKRAQGDSEAKAFYDFILSKKAKDIFVKFGYLVK is encoded by the coding sequence ATGAAAAAAATTATTTTAACACTTGCGATTTTATATTCAACTGCTTTTGCAGGAACAATAAATGTAGCAGTTGCAGCAAATGTAAGTTATGCAATTAATGATTTAATAAAAGAGTTTAATAAAACAAATCCAGATACTAAAATTCAAGTAACTTTAGGAAGTAGTGGTAAATTTACAGCTCAAATTCAAAATGGTGCACCATTTGATATTTTTTTAAGTGCTGATATGAAATTTCCACAAGCTTTAGAAAAAGAGAATTTAACTATCACAAAACCTGTTATTTATGCTCAAGGAAGTTTAGCAATGTTAAGCTCTAAAGAGTTAGATTTAAAAAAAGGAATTAGCATAGTTGAGGATTCAAATATAAATAAAATAGCTATTGCAAATCCAAAAACAGCCCCTTATGGAAGAGCAACTATGGAAGCTTTTGAAAATGCAAATCTAAAAGAGAAGATTGAAAATAAACTTGTATATGCTGAATCTATCTCTCAAACTGTAACTTATGCTATAACAGCAACTGATATTGGATTTATAGCAAAATCATCTTTATATGATGAAAAGATGTCAAAATACAAAGAGAATATTCACTGGGTAAGTGTAGATCCTAAGCTTTATACTCCAATTGATCAAGGTATAGTAATATTAAAAAGAGCTCAAGGAGATAGTGAAGCAAAAGCTTTTTATGATTTTATTCTAAGTAAAAAAGCAAAAGATATTTTTGTAAAATTTGGATACTTAGTTAAATAA
- a CDS encoding MgtC/SapB family protein, translating into MQINELLLYFLATVVFSFLIGLEVRAYLSKFHENDSKIFLGTIRTYTFLGIIGFILYKLEPDNFTLYLAGFLSFTLLYSLLFYKLLEDKKSSILLYLVAIIVYSFAPLINLFPFWLSSLIFVVTIFLLNAKNKFLKFKININIYELETLSKIILLTAVVLPLLPQDKTIPYLGISLYKIWLTVVVISSISYFSYLLQKYIFPSKGILLTGILGGLYSSTATTVVLSKKSQSLENSDMFTASIISATLMMYLRITVIAALFNMEVFKILVYPFLIFSLICIVITFVYYKKASNGLANIELTDSNPLELGTAFIFAFLFIVTMIITSFVVDSYGTTGLNILSMIIGFTDIDPFILSLLAGNYNIDISSVASAIIIATGSNNILKAVYTFWFAKRKAISSFVLLTTLGVLTIMVGLIL; encoded by the coding sequence ATGCAAATAAATGAGCTATTGCTATATTTCTTAGCTACAGTAGTTTTTAGTTTTTTAATAGGTTTAGAAGTTAGAGCATATTTGTCCAAATTTCATGAAAATGATTCAAAAATATTTTTAGGAACAATAAGAACATATACATTTTTGGGAATTATAGGATTTATTTTATATAAACTTGAACCAGATAATTTTACTCTATACTTAGCTGGATTTTTATCTTTTACACTACTTTACTCTTTACTTTTTTATAAACTTTTAGAAGACAAAAAGAGCAGTATTTTATTATATTTAGTTGCAATTATTGTATATAGTTTTGCCCCCTTAATAAATCTTTTTCCTTTTTGGTTAAGCTCTTTAATATTTGTTGTTACAATATTTTTATTAAATGCTAAAAATAAATTCTTAAAATTTAAGATAAATATAAATATCTATGAGCTTGAAACTTTAAGTAAAATTATACTTCTAACAGCTGTTGTTTTACCACTTCTTCCTCAAGATAAAACAATTCCATATCTAGGAATATCTTTATATAAAATTTGGCTTACAGTTGTTGTAATATCTTCAATATCATACTTTAGTTATCTTCTTCAAAAATATATTTTTCCTTCAAAAGGGATACTTTTAACTGGAATTTTAGGAGGTCTTTACTCTTCAACTGCAACAACAGTTGTTTTATCAAAAAAATCTCAATCTTTAGAAAATAGCGATATGTTTACAGCTTCTATAATTTCTGCAACTTTAATGATGTATTTAAGAATTACAGTAATAGCTGCACTATTTAATATGGAAGTTTTCAAAATATTGGTTTATCCATTTCTAATATTTTCATTAATTTGTATAGTTATAACTTTTGTATATTATAAAAAAGCATCAAATGGTTTAGCAAATATTGAACTAACAGATTCAAATCCATTAGAATTGGGAACTGCTTTTATTTTTGCTTTTTTATTTATAGTTACTATGATTATTACAAGTTTTGTAGTTGATTCTTATGGGACAACAGGTTTAAATATCTTATCTATGATTATTGGATTTACAGATATTGATCCATTTATTCTATCACTATTAGCAGGAAATTATAATATTGATATATCTTCTGTAGCTTCAGCTATTATTATTGCAACTGGAAGTAATAATATTTTAAAGGCTGTATATACATTTTGGTTTGCAAAGAGAAAAGCAATATCTAGTTTTGTTTTATTAACAACTCTTGGAGTTTTAACAATAATGGTAGGATTAATCTTATGA
- a CDS encoding NAD(P)-binding domain-containing protein — translation MSSKIFDTVIVGAGVSGISCAVELKIKNIDNIAVVEKSDNFFNTIRTFYKDGKRVDKNWRNQIIELLGSIDFDGGLKEEILDYFENLLKKHNINPLYNSEVEKIIKNSDDIFEVHLKSNILKAKNVVVAIGKMGKPNKPDYKIPIEIQKNVNFNLDSCSKNEKILVVGGGNSAAEYAYSLALDDNIVTLAYRKESFTRLNKINENMLKEFEANKKLTIKLNCDINSLEDDNGLVKVNFSNAKSENFNRVIYAIGGTAPTDFLKICGVKFSDNLKPVFDENFECCCKNLYLAGDITSINEGSICSSLNHGFLIAQNIAKGLNL, via the coding sequence ATGAGTTCAAAAATATTTGATACAGTTATTGTTGGAGCTGGTGTTTCAGGAATTAGTTGTGCTGTTGAATTAAAGATAAAAAACATAGATAATATTGCTGTTGTTGAAAAAAGTGATAACTTTTTTAATACTATTAGAACTTTTTACAAAGATGGAAAAAGAGTTGATAAAAATTGGAGAAACCAAATAATTGAGCTTTTGGGGAGTATAGATTTTGATGGTGGTTTAAAAGAGGAGATTTTGGATTATTTTGAAAATCTATTAAAAAAACATAATATAAATCCTTTATATAACAGTGAAGTAGAGAAGATTATTAAAAACTCAGATGATATTTTTGAAGTTCATTTAAAATCAAATATTTTAAAAGCAAAAAATGTTGTAGTTGCTATTGGAAAGATGGGAAAACCAAATAAACCAGATTATAAAATACCTATTGAAATTCAAAAAAATGTAAATTTTAATCTTGATAGCTGTTCAAAAAATGAGAAAATATTAGTTGTTGGTGGTGGAAATAGTGCTGCTGAGTATGCATATTCTCTAGCTTTGGATGATAATATTGTAACTTTAGCATACAGAAAAGAGAGTTTTACAAGATTAAATAAAATAAATGAAAATATGTTAAAAGAGTTTGAAGCTAATAAAAAATTAACTATAAAATTAAATTGTGATATAAACTCTTTAGAAGATGATAATGGACTTGTAAAAGTAAACTTCTCGAATGCTAAGAGTGAAAATTTCAATAGAGTAATTTATGCAATAGGTGGAACAGCTCCTACTGATTTTCTAAAAATTTGTGGTGTAAAGTTTAGTGATAATTTAAAACCAGTTTTTGATGAAAATTTTGAGTGTTGTTGTAAAAACTTATATTTAGCTGGGGATATAACTTCAATAAATGAAGGATCAATTTGTAGTAGTTTAAATCATGGATTTTTAATTGCACAAAATATAGCTAAAGGTTTAAACCTTTAG
- a CDS encoding TOBE domain-containing protein produces the protein MPVSSTLTFELLNKPFLLEKRIELLKAIKQTGSINKAAKVVPMSYKGAWEAIEAMNNLANSAIVLRETGGAGGGGTTLTEYGEKILQTYSLLKEEHKKFIENLNRITDLNSGTLKTIRRLSMQISARNQIVGVVQDIVLGEVNAQISLKLKSGNILTSTITNSAVQNLGLELFDEVVAVIKSSNVLISNQSEFKISARNILKGEIEQINLSKVNSEVIINIGNEDKVVAVITTESINNMKLEVGSKVDAIIKESDIMIGR, from the coding sequence ATGCCAGTTTCATCTACTTTAACTTTTGAGCTTTTAAATAAACCTTTTTTACTTGAAAAAAGAATTGAACTTTTAAAAGCTATTAAACAAACAGGATCTATAAATAAAGCAGCAAAAGTAGTTCCTATGAGCTATAAAGGAGCATGGGAAGCTATTGAAGCTATGAATAATTTAGCCAACAGTGCTATTGTTTTAAGAGAAACAGGAGGAGCTGGTGGTGGTGGAACAACCCTTACGGAGTATGGAGAGAAGATTTTACAAACTTACTCTTTACTAAAAGAGGAGCATAAAAAATTTATTGAAAATTTAAATCGAATTACAGATTTAAATAGTGGAACACTTAAAACAATAAGGAGATTATCAATGCAAATTAGTGCTAGAAATCAAATAGTTGGTGTTGTACAAGATATAGTTTTAGGAGAAGTTAATGCTCAAATTAGTTTAAAACTAAAAAGTGGAAATATTTTAACTTCAACTATAACAAATAGTGCTGTACAAAATCTTGGTTTAGAGCTTTTTGATGAGGTTGTTGCTGTTATAAAATCTAGTAATGTTTTAATATCAAATCAAAGTGAATTTAAAATTAGTGCTAGAAATATATTAAAAGGAGAGATAGAGCAAATCAATCTATCTAAGGTAAACTCAGAAGTTATAATAAATATTGGAAATGAAGATAAAGTTGTTGCAGTTATAACTACTGAATCTATAAACAATATGAAATTAGAAGTTGGAAGTAAAGTTGATGCTATTATAAAAGAGTCTGATATTATGATTGGAAGATAA